A portion of the Leptospira inadai serovar Lyme str. 10 genome contains these proteins:
- a CDS encoding tetratricopeptide repeat protein codes for METIRKITVATFLGMALILCTPKDPVKSAIELNKQGADLLPTNPKQALSKFIKASQLNPKLAEYRANAGIAYMTMDQKEDALRKFGETIQIDPKYLQAYYNSGVILESLGRHKEAIQNYKAALKLTTDDTPEILYNLALSYENSEQKEEAIQSYSKFIKIAPASLQPAIEEAKARIQKLQGKSSPDKKRIRKLDRKRKGEQASVQLYKEILSVFSPPYVTIWQRYSFLFS; via the coding sequence TTGGAAACGATACGAAAAATTACCGTCGCTACTTTCCTCGGGATGGCACTAATTCTTTGCACTCCCAAAGATCCCGTAAAATCAGCCATCGAGTTGAACAAACAAGGAGCGGATCTACTCCCGACCAACCCGAAGCAAGCCTTGTCCAAATTCATAAAAGCATCCCAACTAAATCCCAAGCTTGCGGAGTACCGAGCCAATGCCGGAATCGCCTACATGACGATGGATCAAAAAGAAGATGCATTGCGCAAATTTGGAGAAACCATCCAAATCGATCCCAAGTACCTGCAGGCGTACTACAATAGCGGTGTAATATTAGAAAGTCTAGGACGACACAAAGAAGCCATCCAAAACTACAAAGCCGCACTCAAGCTGACCACCGATGACACACCGGAAATCCTGTACAATCTCGCCCTATCGTACGAAAACTCGGAACAGAAAGAAGAAGCGATTCAATCCTATTCTAAATTCATAAAGATCGCCCCCGCAAGCTTGCAACCTGCAATCGAGGAAGCCAAAGCCAGAATCCAAAAACTACAGGGAAAAAGTTCACCGGACAAAAAGCGGATACGCAAATTGGACCGGAAGAGAAAAGGAGAGCAGGCATCGGTTCAACTTTACAAGGAAATTTTATCTGTCTTCAGTCCTCCGTATGTGACAATATGGCAGAGATATAGCTTTCTGTTTTCTTGA
- a CDS encoding tetratricopeptide repeat protein: MRFQYCDSLGSPANLDFIGNVLESLSFFIRARFLFFCFLSLAIGCGGVSKETVNHYASGTAYFQEKNLSAAIGEFQKVYRETPDYLSTRLMLGKCYFYSKELKKAKEIFEEDFDSNPSRLNSGIWWYRVRFILGEDPKEILPGVISILEIDPEKLEGWILRGLLEEKLGQNSDAVRSYLRASEDSERIAFVNYRLSKLFRAIRFPERAEKHAERARALGFEIQTNSETVK; encoded by the coding sequence ATGCGATTTCAATACTGCGATTCTTTAGGATCGCCGGCCAATCTCGATTTTATAGGGAACGTTTTAGAATCGCTTTCGTTTTTTATCAGAGCCAGGTTCCTTTTCTTTTGCTTTTTGTCGCTGGCCATCGGATGCGGAGGAGTTTCCAAGGAAACGGTGAATCATTACGCGTCAGGCACGGCGTATTTCCAGGAAAAGAATTTGAGTGCTGCGATTGGGGAATTCCAAAAAGTTTATAGAGAAACGCCCGACTATCTTTCGACTCGTTTGATGCTGGGAAAATGTTATTTCTATTCCAAGGAACTCAAGAAGGCAAAGGAAATTTTCGAAGAGGATTTTGATAGCAATCCGAGTCGTCTGAATTCCGGGATTTGGTGGTATCGGGTTCGGTTCATTTTGGGTGAGGACCCGAAAGAAATTTTACCCGGAGTGATTTCCATTTTGGAAATCGACCCGGAGAAGCTGGAAGGCTGGATTTTGCGGGGGCTATTAGAGGAGAAACTCGGACAGAATTCGGACGCGGTGCGGAGCTATCTTAGGGCTTCCGAAGATTCGGAGCGAATCGCTTTTGTGAATTATCGTTTGTCGAAACTGTTTCGAGCCATCCGGTTTCCGGAAAGAGCGGAAAAGCATGCCGAAAGAGCCAGGGCATTAGGCTTTGAGATCCAAACGAATTCGGAAACCGTAAAATGA
- a CDS encoding MORN repeat-containing protein, with the protein MNRERFRTFFSSIPFGRAYASAKSILLSKKGRWIVASALAAWISLVVLPFFLSSANGTCKIGSCWIGTGVMIYPDGNEYRGEFLLRKGHGNGEFRSPKGERYLGEWSWGKKNGFGVYRYANGDVYEGHFSNNTKEGMGAFTWKGGGVKYVGNWEDGEPSGPGKLILNQGQLVLEGEYRKGIIYNGKGMFVYENRTRYIGEWKDGKRHGYGILLDSEGSPIYSGLWENDRESKPTRTREKRAS; encoded by the coding sequence ATGAACCGAGAGAGATTCAGAACTTTTTTTTCCTCGATTCCCTTTGGCCGCGCTTACGCGTCCGCAAAATCGATTCTTCTTTCCAAGAAAGGAAGGTGGATTGTAGCTTCCGCGTTGGCGGCTTGGATCTCGCTCGTAGTACTCCCTTTCTTTTTATCTTCCGCAAACGGGACGTGCAAGATCGGGAGCTGTTGGATCGGTACCGGCGTCATGATTTATCCGGATGGAAACGAGTACAGGGGCGAATTCCTGTTGCGAAAGGGTCATGGTAACGGGGAATTCCGGAGCCCGAAGGGTGAACGATACTTAGGCGAATGGTCCTGGGGGAAGAAGAACGGATTCGGAGTTTATAGATACGCGAACGGGGACGTGTATGAGGGGCATTTTTCGAATAATACCAAGGAAGGAATGGGAGCCTTTACTTGGAAAGGAGGAGGCGTAAAGTACGTAGGGAACTGGGAGGATGGAGAGCCGTCCGGTCCGGGGAAACTGATCTTAAATCAGGGACAACTGGTCTTGGAGGGAGAGTACAGGAAGGGAATTATTTATAACGGAAAAGGAATGTTCGTTTACGAGAATCGGACTCGTTACATCGGGGAATGGAAGGACGGAAAACGGCATGGATACGGAATCCTTTTGGATTCGGAAGGATCGCCGATTTACTCGGGTCTTTGGGAAAATGACAGGGAATCGAAACCGACTCGGACTCGGGAAAAGCGAGCCTCCTAG
- a CDS encoding TIGR04388 family protein: MINKDTNQVRQFQTKERFSSFTLLLSYLWVLLAPVSVLYSQPANVPDFIAPQLSNQTFNQYVNQANQAHSLEVWNTIVSQGFGVFKASWENLASQEIAALEATVHSQYANDPATAAYIDKMIESQASTSEQAWLTQIETQVAEDQNAFLLSLQSSQIPAQTDSNYQAVLTNGLQNFSDSLTSLQQNYQNQLSAINQTDKQYQANLQQLQTYETAVRNSISTSVSQLESSLQNTALYYNRNVDGSVNWSSLNQSGTELQTLISNLYQGLQNGSSLSTLATEMTSYLQTQETQAVQNANYWTQQSQPYSLTNSNTAFGSDYQLSGFQALVDYANSVRSSNSAINAIMTYIDGGSNSQDSTLLNYLYSTYGYDPTKTQIVGITSADFMGESSGTNNYNPFPVTLGHSGNNLNYSTSGLGAFDFSATGLWAFGILLPVTAAFTEDTFSYTINFQVKDLTAGANAQTWNGFASSLNSELGTWNTLAPSITNWEGQVAAYQAQYAAWHAQAVAYENNLQISYSNGVQTLNTEKQTWLAGIQSQASLSSSSAQTSKFEDDSKSLVKLEDSSPKISSVFLPSSSDVLAPALAPNVDSSGLNNVLSIFQQSLMGASNLALENQLNQQAISEKQNAINKIASSLGSNAVVDSHGNITYTTAIEDGHAKLKDGGDATNVNDYIASKTNETVYVGAPATISIAGASPSDLFQSWDTNSVLSQFQTNESSFNQSYSSAISTLNAQINALNTLNAKNDASFQEEAQAAASYATNVQSLAKTMLQGGTFQSWVQGQIQDKVNSAMAQALANATGMSPDMAAQLVSWFEKNQAEKKAKAKARTEEITSGLVTVASIALSFVAGPEMMAVGQAVLQAAQGYQNGGMEGALVGAASGAATAYAREFGVNVGVSYSYSGGFGGTVGLGSSKLNAGVTFSQHGSTSFNMGGSYGNVSYNPTSGFSGSVNLTPGQNTGVMVNVAQHSGPSLTVQESNEASGIGGSVTIDGKGNTTVAATYRNATVVSATGNVHDPSSFGNLTANENFNSDLNQNLAMGKADENLKAGTAELEAGRSKIAETGNEVQREILNNENASAQDQHGVLATLANAGEFLTDPSSASTWLGRTAQDVVGSFLGSTGLGASDSNGFIDKDGNYRQRTCFTAETLIRTTDGLKRIDQIQVGDFVLSINENTGKVSYKRVTQLFVHDVGLIHRVTSPKDLFTAETLIRTTDGLKRIDQIQVGDFVLSINENTGKVSYKRVTQLFVHDVGLIHRVTYENGSTLNTTWNHPFYLRSTGWTEVKDIRLNERSVTIASIRNSEKAKITSNSGVLLGASLASLNKQTSNQEYSNSWKNEYKGTLGITKVEEVYTNTKVYNFEVEDNHTYFVGKDGVLVHNYLPEFADQINQRVTEIKGAINDPVGTAKAVAENQFSKEGLQRTAIDALTLGQGRNIENLVNATGVNGEEAAARAHANFVFDGVLGIATEGVGKVLSSLRGLSGAAKEVSAGTKAAGAAAAEEGAIARKVNATGVNGEEAAARAHANFVFDGVLGIATEGVGKVLSSLRGLSGAAKEVSAGTKAAGAAAAEEGAIARKAGSAGGSTEGLLSGAEREAALNRSFAHDPTGEVVSGIENLTKKLPWDKPVVVIGENMERVNPVRDALINKGYDVRTYDPKNFRSVNGIANPKDIAANRSWMNYWSKGKGANIVDIGTDPTRPRTKASPFYGIEVKTLYGKNKYPNVMKYVSE, translated from the coding sequence ATGATCAACAAAGATACGAATCAAGTACGGCAATTTCAAACGAAGGAGAGATTTTCTTCCTTTACTCTTCTGCTTAGTTATCTTTGGGTCCTCCTTGCTCCGGTTTCCGTTCTCTATTCCCAGCCCGCGAATGTCCCGGACTTTATCGCCCCTCAACTTTCGAATCAAACGTTTAATCAGTATGTAAACCAGGCGAACCAAGCTCATTCCTTAGAAGTTTGGAATACGATTGTGAGCCAGGGCTTCGGGGTCTTTAAGGCGTCTTGGGAGAATCTGGCGAGCCAGGAAATCGCGGCCTTAGAGGCGACCGTCCATTCGCAGTATGCGAATGATCCGGCCACTGCGGCGTATATCGATAAAATGATCGAGTCCCAGGCGAGTACTTCGGAACAGGCCTGGCTCACTCAGATCGAGACTCAGGTCGCGGAGGATCAGAATGCATTTCTCCTAAGTTTACAATCTTCTCAAATTCCTGCGCAGACGGATTCCAATTACCAAGCGGTTTTGACGAATGGCCTGCAAAACTTTTCGGATTCCTTAACTTCCCTGCAACAGAATTACCAGAACCAACTTTCTGCGATCAATCAGACCGACAAACAGTACCAGGCCAACCTCCAGCAATTACAAACGTATGAGACTGCGGTTCGAAACAGTATTTCCACCTCCGTTTCCCAATTAGAGTCTTCGCTCCAAAATACGGCGCTTTATTATAATCGGAATGTAGACGGGTCCGTGAATTGGTCCTCTCTCAATCAGTCCGGGACGGAATTGCAGACTCTGATTTCGAATCTGTACCAAGGGCTGCAAAACGGAAGCTCGCTCTCCACTCTCGCGACCGAGATGACGAGTTATCTCCAGACCCAAGAAACCCAGGCTGTGCAGAATGCGAATTACTGGACCCAGCAATCCCAGCCCTATTCGCTTACCAATTCGAATACAGCTTTCGGGTCCGATTATCAATTGAGCGGCTTTCAAGCCTTAGTGGATTATGCGAATTCGGTTCGATCTTCTAATTCCGCCATCAATGCGATCATGACGTACATCGATGGGGGAAGCAATTCTCAGGATTCAACGCTATTGAATTACTTGTACTCTACCTACGGATACGATCCTACGAAAACTCAAATCGTAGGAATTACTAGTGCTGATTTTATGGGAGAAAGTAGCGGTACAAATAATTATAATCCATTTCCCGTTACGTTAGGGCATTCCGGAAATAATTTAAATTATTCTACTTCCGGATTAGGTGCCTTTGATTTTAGCGCCACGGGTCTTTGGGCGTTTGGGATTCTTTTACCTGTTACGGCTGCATTTACAGAAGATACATTCTCTTACACGATCAATTTCCAAGTAAAGGACTTAACTGCCGGGGCGAATGCTCAGACCTGGAATGGGTTTGCCTCTAGCTTAAACTCCGAGTTGGGAACCTGGAATACGCTCGCGCCTTCGATTACGAATTGGGAAGGTCAGGTTGCCGCGTACCAGGCTCAGTATGCGGCCTGGCATGCGCAAGCGGTGGCTTACGAAAACAATTTACAGATTTCTTATTCGAATGGGGTCCAGACTTTAAATACGGAAAAACAGACCTGGCTTGCGGGGATTCAATCCCAAGCTTCCCTAAGCTCTTCCTCCGCTCAGACTTCAAAATTCGAGGATGATTCCAAGTCTCTCGTGAAGCTGGAGGATAGTTCGCCTAAAATTTCCTCCGTTTTCCTGCCGAGTTCCAGCGATGTGCTCGCTCCGGCCTTAGCGCCTAACGTCGATTCCTCGGGACTCAATAACGTACTCTCGATCTTCCAACAATCGTTGATGGGAGCAAGTAACCTAGCGTTAGAAAACCAGCTAAACCAACAGGCAATCTCAGAAAAACAGAATGCAATCAATAAGATCGCGAGTTCCTTGGGAAGCAACGCGGTCGTGGACTCGCACGGAAATATAACATACACGACAGCAATCGAAGACGGACACGCCAAACTAAAAGACGGCGGGGATGCGACGAATGTAAACGATTATATCGCGAGTAAAACCAATGAGACCGTGTATGTGGGAGCTCCCGCAACAATTTCCATAGCAGGGGCAAGCCCTAGCGATCTATTCCAAAGTTGGGACACGAATAGTGTGCTATCCCAATTTCAGACAAACGAGAGTTCGTTTAACCAATCGTATAGTTCCGCGATCAGTACGCTGAATGCACAAATTAACGCCCTAAATACACTGAACGCGAAGAACGATGCGTCTTTCCAAGAAGAGGCGCAGGCGGCAGCGAGCTATGCGACAAACGTACAAAGCCTCGCAAAGACAATGCTGCAAGGCGGGACCTTCCAATCCTGGGTGCAGGGACAGATCCAGGATAAGGTAAACTCTGCGATGGCTCAAGCACTCGCAAACGCGACCGGAATGTCTCCGGACATGGCGGCTCAGTTAGTCAGTTGGTTTGAGAAGAACCAGGCGGAGAAAAAAGCAAAGGCCAAGGCGAGAACGGAAGAGATCACGTCGGGACTCGTGACGGTGGCAAGTATCGCGTTATCATTCGTGGCGGGACCCGAGATGATGGCCGTGGGACAAGCGGTTCTGCAAGCAGCACAAGGATACCAAAACGGAGGAATGGAAGGCGCCCTCGTGGGAGCAGCGAGTGGAGCAGCAACTGCGTATGCAAGAGAGTTCGGAGTAAATGTAGGAGTATCGTATAGCTACTCCGGAGGGTTTGGAGGAACAGTAGGACTTGGATCTTCTAAACTCAATGCGGGAGTTACGTTTTCCCAACACGGAAGCACTTCGTTTAACATGGGAGGGAGCTACGGAAATGTAAGTTATAACCCAACGAGCGGGTTTAGCGGGAGTGTGAACCTTACCCCGGGACAGAATACCGGGGTCATGGTGAATGTTGCTCAGCATAGCGGACCTAGTTTGACAGTCCAGGAATCCAACGAGGCTTCGGGAATTGGAGGTTCCGTAACGATAGATGGTAAGGGAAATACTACAGTAGCGGCAACGTATAGAAATGCTACAGTCGTCTCAGCGACGGGGAATGTACACGATCCGAGTAGTTTTGGAAACCTAACTGCCAATGAGAATTTTAATAGTGATCTAAACCAGAACCTTGCCATGGGTAAGGCAGACGAGAATCTAAAGGCCGGAACTGCAGAGTTAGAAGCCGGTCGTAGTAAGATCGCAGAGACGGGAAATGAAGTTCAGAGAGAAATCTTAAACAATGAGAATGCGAGTGCACAAGACCAGCATGGTGTCTTGGCGACCCTTGCTAATGCCGGTGAATTTTTAACCGATCCTAGTTCCGCATCTACTTGGTTGGGAAGGACCGCGCAGGATGTTGTGGGGAGCTTCCTAGGTAGTACGGGACTGGGTGCGAGTGATAGCAATGGGTTTATTGATAAGGATGGAAATTATCGCCAAAGGACCTGTTTTACCGCTGAGACTCTGATCAGAACAACGGATGGCTTAAAACGAATCGATCAGATCCAGGTCGGAGACTTTGTATTATCGATTAATGAAAATACCGGTAAAGTATCGTACAAGAGAGTCACTCAATTATTCGTTCATGATGTGGGTTTAATCCACAGGGTAACATCGCCAAAGGACCTGTTTACCGCTGAGACTCTGATCAGAACAACGGATGGCTTAAAACGAATCGATCAGATCCAGGTCGGAGACTTTGTATTATCGATTAATGAAAATACCGGTAAAGTATCGTACAAGAGAGTCACTCAATTATTCGTTCATGATGTGGGTTTAATCCACAGGGTAACATACGAGAACGGATCTACCCTGAATACGACCTGGAATCACCCATTTTACTTGAGAAGTACAGGTTGGACGGAAGTGAAGGATATTCGGTTAAACGAAAGATCCGTTACGATTGCAAGTATCCGTAATTCAGAGAAAGCTAAGATTACTTCCAACTCAGGAGTATTACTCGGAGCCTCTCTTGCTTCATTAAATAAGCAAACATCAAATCAAGAGTATTCGAATTCTTGGAAGAATGAATACAAAGGCACTCTTGGAATCACGAAAGTAGAAGAAGTTTATACCAACACTAAGGTTTATAACTTCGAGGTAGAAGATAACCACACGTATTTTGTAGGTAAAGACGGGGTGTTGGTTCATAACTATTTACCAGAGTTTGCTGATCAGATTAATCAACGAGTGACCGAAATTAAAGGTGCGATTAACGATCCAGTTGGAACTGCAAAGGCCGTCGCCGAGAATCAGTTTAGCAAGGAAGGTCTTCAAAGAACTGCTATCGACGCATTGACACTGGGGCAAGGTAGAAATATAGAAAACCTTGTAAATGCTACAGGGGTCAACGGAGAAGAAGCCGCTGCGAGAGCACATGCCAACTTCGTATTTGATGGCGTGTTAGGCATAGCAACCGAAGGAGTTGGAAAAGTTCTTTCCAGCCTGCGTGGTTTAAGTGGAGCCGCCAAGGAAGTGTCTGCGGGTACTAAAGCGGCGGGAGCTGCTGCAGCGGAAGAAGGTGCGATAGCACGGAAAGTAAATGCTACAGGGGTCAACGGAGAAGAAGCCGCTGCGAGAGCACATGCCAACTTCGTATTTGATGGCGTGTTAGGCATAGCAACCGAAGGAGTTGGAAAAGTTCTTTCCAGCCTGCGTGGTTTAAGTGGAGCCGCCAAGGAAGTGTCTGCGGGTACTAAGGCGGCGGGAGCTGCTGCAGCGGAAGAAGGTGCGATAGCACGGAAAGCAGGTTCGGCGGGGGGCTCAACGGAAGGGTTACTTTCCGGTGCAGAAAGGGAAGCAGCGCTAAATAGATCATTTGCTCATGATCCTACAGGCGAAGTAGTATCCGGAATTGAAAATTTAACGAAGAAATTACCATGGGATAAGCCTGTCGTCGTGATTGGTGAAAATATGGAAAGAGTTAATCCGGTTAGGGATGCTTTGATAAACAAGGGATATGATGTAAGAACCTACGATCCTAAAAATTTCAGAAGCGTAAATGGGATAGCAAATCCTAAGGATATTGCAGCAAACCGATCATGGATGAATTATTGGTCGAAAGGGAAAGGTGCGAACATTGTCGATATCGGAACTGATCCAACAAGACCTCGAACAAAAGCAAGCCCGTTTTATGGCATTGAGGTTAAAACTTTGTATGGAAAAAACAAATATCCGAATGTAATGAAGTATGTCTCTGAATAA
- a CDS encoding TIGR04388 family protein — protein sequence MKSKLKRQSVLDEGCCPNPKQPGPQGAAILLLLSFLTSSIFSPLLSLNSQNGGMEGALVGAASGAATAYARQFGVNVGVSYSYSGGFGGTVGLGSSKLNAGVTFSQHGSTSFNVGGSYGNVSYNPQSGFSGSVNLTPGQNTGVMVNVAQHSGPSLTVQESNEASGIGGSVTIDGKGNTTVAATYRNATVVSATGNVHDPSSFGNLKGNENFNSDLNQNLAMGKADENLKAGTAELAAGRSKIAETGNEAQREILNNENASAQDQHGVLATLASAGDFLTDPSSASTWLGRTAQDVVGSFLGSTGLGASDSNGFIDKDGNYRQRTCFTAETLIRTKNGLKRIDQIQVGDFVLSINENTGKVSYKRVTQLFVHDVGLIHRVTYENGSTLNTTWNHPFYLRSTGWTEVKDIRLNERSVTIASIRTSEKAKVASKYATLASAGDFLTDPSSASTWLGRTAQDVVGSFLGSTGLGASDSNGFIDKDGNYRQRTCFTAETLIRTKNGLKRIDQIQVGDFVLSINENTGKVSYKRVTQLFVHDVGLIHRVTYENGSTLNTTWNHPFYLRSTGWTEVKDIRLNERSVTIASIRTSEKAKVASNSGILLGASLASLNRQTSNQEYSNSWKNEYRGTLGITKVEEVYTNTKVYNFEVEDNHTYFVGKDGVLVHNYLPEFADQINQRVTEIKGAINDPVGTAKAVAENQFSKEGLQRTAIDALTLGQGRNIENLVNATGVNGEEAAARAHANFVFDGVLGVATEGVGKVLSSIRGLRGGTQEVSAGSKAAVAGENSTKLENSIAKVTSKEGTFQYDLSKGIDTGQPVKFGQKGVSPDFSKAGKHEGASIDEVAARLKSGDINPRNFKVEYIWVNGEKVAVNNRSLTAATKAEVLDKINMV from the coding sequence ATGAAATCGAAGCTAAAAAGACAGAGCGTGTTGGATGAGGGCTGCTGCCCGAACCCGAAGCAGCCCGGCCCGCAGGGCGCGGCCATACTCCTCCTTTTATCTTTCCTTACGTCATCCATCTTCTCGCCTTTACTCTCACTTAACTCACAAAACGGAGGAATGGAAGGCGCTTTAGTCGGAGCAGCGTCGGGGGCAGCAACGGCGTATGCAAGACAGTTTGGAGTGAACGTAGGGGTATCGTATAGCTACTCGGGAGGATTCGGAGGAACAGTAGGATTAGGATCTTCTAAACTCAATGCAGGAGTTACATTTTCCCAACACGGAAGCACTTCGTTTAACGTGGGAGGGAGCTACGGAAACGTAAGCTATAACCCGCAATCAGGCTTTAGCGGGAGTGTAAACCTTACCCCGGGACAGAATACAGGGGTCATGGTGAATGTTGCTCAGCATAGCGGACCTAGTTTGACAGTCCAGGAATCTAATGAGGCTTCGGGAATTGGTGGTTCCGTAACGATAGATGGTAAGGGAAATACTACAGTAGCAGCAACGTATAGAAACGCCACAGTCGTATCGGCCACCGGGAATGTGCACGATCCGAGTAGTTTCGGGAACCTGAAGGGCAATGAGAATTTTAATAGTGATCTGAACCAGAACCTTGCCATGGGTAAGGCGGACGAGAATCTAAAGGCCGGAACTGCAGAGTTAGCAGCCGGTCGTAGTAAGATCGCAGAGACCGGAAATGAAGCTCAGAGAGAAATCTTAAACAATGAGAATGCAAGTGCACAAGACCAGCATGGTGTATTGGCGACCCTTGCTAGTGCAGGTGACTTTTTAACGGATCCTAGTTCTGCGTCCACTTGGTTGGGACGGACCGCGCAGGATGTTGTGGGGAGTTTCCTTGGTAGTACGGGACTAGGTGCGAGTGATAGCAATGGGTTTATAGATAAAGACGGAAATTATCGTCAAAGGACCTGTTTTACCGCTGAGACTTTGATCAGGACCAAGAATGGTTTAAAACGAATCGATCAGATACAGGTCGGAGATTTTGTATTATCGATCAATGAAAACACCGGTAAGGTATCGTATAAGAGAGTCACTCAATTATTCGTTCATGATGTGGGTTTAATCCACAGGGTAACATACGAGAACGGATCTACCCTGAATACAACCTGGAATCACCCATTTTACTTGAGAAGTACAGGTTGGACGGAAGTGAAGGATATTCGGTTAAACGAAAGATCCGTTACGATTGCAAGTATCCGTACTTCAGAGAAAGCTAAAGTTGCTTCCAAGTATGCGACCCTTGCTAGTGCAGGTGACTTTTTAACGGATCCTAGTTCTGCGTCCACTTGGTTGGGACGGACCGCGCAGGATGTTGTGGGGAGTTTCCTTGGTAGTACGGGACTAGGTGCGAGTGATAGCAATGGGTTTATAGATAAAGACGGAAATTATCGTCAAAGGACCTGTTTTACCGCTGAGACTTTGATCAGGACCAAGAATGGTTTAAAACGAATCGATCAGATACAGGTCGGAGATTTTGTATTATCGATCAATGAAAACACCGGTAAGGTATCGTATAAGAGAGTCACTCAATTATTCGTTCATGATGTGGGTTTAATCCACAGGGTAACATACGAGAACGGATCTACCCTGAATACAACCTGGAATCACCCATTTTACTTGAGAAGTACAGGTTGGACGGAAGTGAAGGATATTCGGTTAAACGAAAGATCCGTTACGATTGCAAGTATCCGTACTTCAGAGAAAGCTAAAGTTGCTTCCAACTCAGGAATATTACTCGGAGCCTCTCTTGCTTCATTAAATAGGCAAACATCAAATCAAGAGTATTCCAATTCTTGGAAGAATGAATACAGAGGAACTCTCGGAATCACGAAAGTAGAAGAAGTTTATACCAACACTAAGGTTTATAACTTCGAGGTAGAAGACAATCACACGTATTTTGTAGGTAAAGACGGAGTCTTAGTTCATAACTATTTACCAGAGTTTGCTGATCAGATTAATCAACGAGTGACCGAAATTAAAGGTGCGATTAACGATCCAGTTGGAACTGCAAAGGCCGTCGCCGAGAATCAGTTTAGCAAAGAAGGTCTTCAAAGAACGGCGATCGACGCATTGACACTGGGGCAAGGTAGAAATATAGAAAACCTTGTAAATGCTACAGGGGTCAACGGAGAAGAAGCCGCTGCAAGAGCACATGCCAACTTCGTATTTGATGGTGTGTTAGGCGTAGCAACCGAAGGAGTTGGTAAAGTTCTTTCAAGTATTCGAGGACTTAGAGGTGGGACGCAGGAGGTGTCTGCGGGCAGTAAGGCGGCGGTTGCCGGAGAGAATTCGACTAAATTAGAAAACTCGATTGCGAAAGTTACATCTAAAGAAGGAACGTTTCAATACGATTTGAGCAAAGGGATAGACACCGGACAACCTGTCAAGTTTGGGCAAAAAGGGGTTTCTCCGGATTTTAGTAAAGCTGGTAAGCATGAGGGCGCGAGTATTGATGAAGTCGCAGCTAGATTAAAGTCAGGAGATATTAATCCACGTAATTTTAAAGTGGAATATATTTGGGTAAATGGAGAAAAAGTCGCCGTCAATAATAGATCATTAACTGCGGCAACCAAGGCAGAAGTTTTGGATAAAATAAATATGGTTTAG